A window of the Camelus ferus isolate YT-003-E chromosome 22, BCGSAC_Cfer_1.0, whole genome shotgun sequence genome harbors these coding sequences:
- the EPHX3 gene encoding epoxide hydrolase 3 isoform X2 has translation MPELVVTALLAPSRLTLKLLRAFMWSLVFSAALVAAAVYGCIALTHVLCRPRRGCCGRPRRTPPACLSDPTLGEHCFLTLKSSGLRLHYVSAGRGNGPLMLFLHGFPENWFSWRYQLWEFQSHFHVVAVDLRGYGSSDAPKDVDCYTIDLLMTDIQDVILGLGYPKCILVSHDWGALLAWNFSIYYPSLVERLVVVSAAPMSVYQDYSLRHIGQFFRSNYVFLFQLPWLPEKLLSMSDFQILKTTLTHRKRGIPHLTPNELEAFLYDFSQPGGLTGPLNYYRNIFRSWPRPHCCCGGRRTHILNWGWWRPSAAVLCPAGWRPTSCQVWGTGSHRATQRKCTSTCGPSCKTCWTSGPC, from the exons ATGCCCGAGCTGGTGGTGACAGCGCTGCTGGCGCCGTCGCGCCTCACTCTGAAACTGCTTCGTGCTTTCATGTGGAGCCTCGTGTTCTCCGCGGCTCTGGTGGCCGCAGCCGTCTATGGCTGCATCGCGCTCACGCACGTGCTATGCAGGCCCCGACGCGGCTGCTGCGGGCGTCCCCGGCGCACCCCACCCGCCTGCTTGAGCGACCCCACGCTGGGCGAGCACTGCTTCTTGACCCTCAAG AGCTCGGGTCTGCGCCTGCACTATGTCTCCGCTGGACGTGGCAATGGGCCCCTCATGCTGTTTCTACATGGCTTCCCGGAGAACTG GTTCTCCTGGCGCTACCAGCTCTGGGAGTTCCAGAGCCACTTCCATGTTGTAGCTGTGGACCTGCGGGGATACGGCTCCTCTGATGCACCGAAGGATGTGGACTGTTACACCATCGACCTGCTGATGACAGATATTCAGGATGTCATTCTGGGCCTGG GTTACCCCAAATGCATCCTCGTGTCCCATGACTGGGGTGCACTCCTAGCCTGGAATTTCTCCATCTACTACCCATCCCTGGTGGAGCGGTTGGTGGTGGTCAGCGCTGCCCCCATGTCAGTGTACCAAG ACTACTCTCTGCGCCACATCGGCCAGTTCTTCCGTTCCAACTATGTGTTCCTGTTCCAGCTTCCTTGGCTGCCCGAGAAGTTGTTGTCCATGTCTGATTTCCAG atCCTGAAGACCACCCTCACCCACCGCAAGAGGGGCATCCCACACTTGACGCCCAATGAGCTCGAGGCCTTCCTCTATGACTTCTCACAGCCCGGTGGCCTCACTGGGCCCCTCAACTACTACCGAAACATCTTCAG GAGCTGGCCACGCCCACACTGCTGCTGTGGGGGGAGAAGGACCCATATTTTGAACTGGGGCTGGTGGAGGCCATCAGCAGCCGTTTTGTGCCCGGCCGGCTGGAGACCCACATCCTGCCAGGTGTGGGGCACTGGATCCCACAGAGCAACCCAAAGGAAATGCACCAGTACATGTGGGCCTTCTTGCAAGACCTGCTGGACTAGTGGCCCTTGCTAA
- the EPHX3 gene encoding epoxide hydrolase 3 isoform X1 — MPELVVTALLAPSRLTLKLLRAFMWSLVFSAALVAAAVYGCIALTHVLCRPRRGCCGRPRRTPPACLSDPTLGEHCFLTLKSSGLRLHYVSAGRGNGPLMLFLHGFPENWFSWRYQLWEFQSHFHVVAVDLRGYGSSDAPKDVDCYTIDLLMTDIQDVILGLGYPKCILVSHDWGALLAWNFSIYYPSLVERLVVVSAAPMSVYQDYSLRHIGQFFRSNYVFLFQLPWLPEKLLSMSDFQILKTTLTHRKRGIPHLTPNELEAFLYDFSQPGGLTGPLNYYRNIFRNFPLAPQELATPTLLLWGEKDPYFELGLVEAISSRFVPGRLETHILPGVGHWIPQSNPKEMHQYMWAFLQDLLD; from the exons ATGCCCGAGCTGGTGGTGACAGCGCTGCTGGCGCCGTCGCGCCTCACTCTGAAACTGCTTCGTGCTTTCATGTGGAGCCTCGTGTTCTCCGCGGCTCTGGTGGCCGCAGCCGTCTATGGCTGCATCGCGCTCACGCACGTGCTATGCAGGCCCCGACGCGGCTGCTGCGGGCGTCCCCGGCGCACCCCACCCGCCTGCTTGAGCGACCCCACGCTGGGCGAGCACTGCTTCTTGACCCTCAAG AGCTCGGGTCTGCGCCTGCACTATGTCTCCGCTGGACGTGGCAATGGGCCCCTCATGCTGTTTCTACATGGCTTCCCGGAGAACTG GTTCTCCTGGCGCTACCAGCTCTGGGAGTTCCAGAGCCACTTCCATGTTGTAGCTGTGGACCTGCGGGGATACGGCTCCTCTGATGCACCGAAGGATGTGGACTGTTACACCATCGACCTGCTGATGACAGATATTCAGGATGTCATTCTGGGCCTGG GTTACCCCAAATGCATCCTCGTGTCCCATGACTGGGGTGCACTCCTAGCCTGGAATTTCTCCATCTACTACCCATCCCTGGTGGAGCGGTTGGTGGTGGTCAGCGCTGCCCCCATGTCAGTGTACCAAG ACTACTCTCTGCGCCACATCGGCCAGTTCTTCCGTTCCAACTATGTGTTCCTGTTCCAGCTTCCTTGGCTGCCCGAGAAGTTGTTGTCCATGTCTGATTTCCAG atCCTGAAGACCACCCTCACCCACCGCAAGAGGGGCATCCCACACTTGACGCCCAATGAGCTCGAGGCCTTCCTCTATGACTTCTCACAGCCCGGTGGCCTCACTGGGCCCCTCAACTACTACCGAAACATCTTCAG GAACTTTCCCTTGGCGCCCCAGGAGCTGGCCACGCCCACACTGCTGCTGTGGGGGGAGAAGGACCCATATTTTGAACTGGGGCTGGTGGAGGCCATCAGCAGCCGTTTTGTGCCCGGCCGGCTGGAGACCCACATCCTGCCAGGTGTGGGGCACTGGATCCCACAGAGCAACCCAAAGGAAATGCACCAGTACATGTGGGCCTTCTTGCAAGACCTGCTGGACTAG